A single Salmo salar chromosome ssa19, Ssal_v3.1, whole genome shotgun sequence DNA region contains:
- the riok3 gene encoding serine/threonine-protein kinase RIO3 isoform X1 has translation MLAQMLQMQFDKEFDSQLRTEEKKLNGDSKLSISFENYRMVHPYEDSDSSEDEVDWQDTRHDPYKADKPTTTPRKGFTGKGKNITTKHDEVVCGRKNTARMDNFAPEINVGDGLGMDLKLSNQVYNSLKQHCYSEQRRSARLHDKKEHSTAEQAVDPRTRLLMYKMVNAGVLENINGCISTGKESVVFHADGGSMEEKAVPDECVLKVFKTTLNEFKNRDKYIKDDYRFKERFSKLNPRKVIRLWAEKEMHNLARMKKADIPCPEVVVLKKHILVMSFIGKDHVPAPKLKEAMLGSEDMNRAYYQVLHMMQQLYQECNLVHADLSEYNMLWHQGKVWLIDVSQSVEPNHPHGLEFLFRDCRNVATFFQKGGVSEAMNVYELFNVVSGLQLSGDSEADFLAQIEALEKMNEDHVQRRGKKTYSSSTSDGGPPLLHHEDD, from the exons ATGCTGGCTCAGATGCTGCAGATGCAGTTTGACAAGGAGTTTGACAGCCAGCTGcgcacagaagaaaaaaaattaaacGGGGATAGCAAAC TGTCCATCTCCTTTGAGAACTATCGCATGGTGCACCCTTACGAGGACAGCGACAGCTCCGAGGATGAAGTTGATTGGCAAGACACTCGCCACGACCCCTACAAAGCCG ATAAGCCCACGACAACTCCAAGAAAAGGCTTTACTGGGAAAGGCAAGAACATCACTACTAAGCACGATGAGGTTGTGTGTGGCAGGAAGAATACTGCACGCATGGACAAT TTTGCCCCAGAGATCAATGTGGGAGATGGGCTTGGCATGGACCTGAAGCTCTCTAACCAGGTGTACAACTCCCTGAAGCAACACTGCTACTCCGAGCAGCGTCGCAGTGCCCGACTGCATGACAAAAAGGAGCACTCCACTGCT GAACAAGCAGTGGACCCAAGGACCCGTCTGCTCATGTACAAAATGGTGAACGCAGGCGTTCTGGAGAACATCAACGGCTGCATCAGCACTGGAAAGGAGTCTGTGGTGTTCCACGCAGATGGGGGAAG CATGGAGGAGAAGGCTGTCCCAGATGAGTGTGTACTCAAGGTCTtcaagaccacactcaatgagttCAAGAACCGCGACAAGTACATCAAGGACGACTACCGCTTCAAGGAACGCTTCAGCAAGCTGAATCCCCGCAAGGTCATCCGCCTCTGGGCTGAGAAAGAGATGCACAACCTGGCTCG TATGAAAAAGGCTGACATCCCATGCCCCGAGGTGGTGGTTCTGAAGAAGCACATCCTGGTGATGTCGTTCATTGGCAAGGACCATGTGCCGGCTCCCAAACTGAAAGAAGCCATGTTGGGCTCAGAGGACATGAACAGGGCCTACTACCAGGTGCTTCAT ATGATGCAGCAGTTGTATCAGGAGTGTAACCTCGTCCACGCCGACCTGAGCGAATACAACATGCTGTGGCATCAGGGGAAG GTTTGGCTGATTGATGTAAGTCAGTCCGTTGAGCCCAATCACCCTCACGGCCTTGAGTTCCTGTTCAGGGACTGCAGGAACGTGGCTACG TTCTTCCAGAAGGGCGGGGTGTCGGAAGCCATGAACGTGTACGAGCTCTTCAACGTTGTGTCTGGGCTGCAGCTCAGCGGTGACAGCGAGGCAGACTTCCTTGCCCAG ATTGAGGCACTGGAGAAGATGAATGAAGACCACGTGCAGAGAAGAGGCAAGAAAACCTACTCCTCTAGCACCAGCGACGGAGGGCCTCCCCTATTACACCACGAGGATGATTAA
- the riok3 gene encoding serine/threonine-protein kinase RIO3: MDQIGITAEGPKSPWGATTTKVVSPCSLADVMSEQLAKQLDEESNAFPDSPDVNAALDAGEEPETDCDLMLAQMLQMQFDKEFDSQLRTEEKKLNGDSKLSISFENYRMVHPYEDSDSSEDEVDWQDTRHDPYKADKPTTTPRKGFTGKGKNITTKHDEVVCGRKNTARMDNFAPEINVGDGLGMDLKLSNQVYNSLKQHCYSEQRRSARLHDKKEHSTAEQAVDPRTRLLMYKMVNAGVLENINGCISTGKESVVFHADGGSMEEKAVPDECVLKVFKTTLNEFKNRDKYIKDDYRFKERFSKLNPRKVIRLWAEKEMHNLARMKKADIPCPEVVVLKKHILVMSFIGKDHVPAPKLKEAMLGSEDMNRAYYQVLHMMQQLYQECNLVHADLSEYNMLWHQGKVWLIDVSQSVEPNHPHGLEFLFRDCRNVATFFQKGGVSEAMNVYELFNVVSGLQLSGDSEADFLAQIEALEKMNEDHVQRRGKKTYSSSTSDGGPPLLHHEDD, from the exons ATGGATCAAATAGGGATCACTGCAGAAGGACCAAAG AGTCCATGGGGCGCCACCACTACCAAGGTGGTGTCACCCTGCTCCCTCGCTGACGTCATGAGTGAGCAGCTGGCCAAGCAACTGGATGAGGAAAGCAATGCTTTCCCCGATTCCCCAGA TGTCAATGCTGCTCTGGATGCCGGTGAGGAGCCAGAAACGGACTGTGACCTGATGCTGGCTCAGATGCTGCAGATGCAGTTTGACAAGGAGTTTGACAGCCAGCTGcgcacagaagaaaaaaaattaaacGGGGATAGCAAAC TGTCCATCTCCTTTGAGAACTATCGCATGGTGCACCCTTACGAGGACAGCGACAGCTCCGAGGATGAAGTTGATTGGCAAGACACTCGCCACGACCCCTACAAAGCCG ATAAGCCCACGACAACTCCAAGAAAAGGCTTTACTGGGAAAGGCAAGAACATCACTACTAAGCACGATGAGGTTGTGTGTGGCAGGAAGAATACTGCACGCATGGACAAT TTTGCCCCAGAGATCAATGTGGGAGATGGGCTTGGCATGGACCTGAAGCTCTCTAACCAGGTGTACAACTCCCTGAAGCAACACTGCTACTCCGAGCAGCGTCGCAGTGCCCGACTGCATGACAAAAAGGAGCACTCCACTGCT GAACAAGCAGTGGACCCAAGGACCCGTCTGCTCATGTACAAAATGGTGAACGCAGGCGTTCTGGAGAACATCAACGGCTGCATCAGCACTGGAAAGGAGTCTGTGGTGTTCCACGCAGATGGGGGAAG CATGGAGGAGAAGGCTGTCCCAGATGAGTGTGTACTCAAGGTCTtcaagaccacactcaatgagttCAAGAACCGCGACAAGTACATCAAGGACGACTACCGCTTCAAGGAACGCTTCAGCAAGCTGAATCCCCGCAAGGTCATCCGCCTCTGGGCTGAGAAAGAGATGCACAACCTGGCTCG TATGAAAAAGGCTGACATCCCATGCCCCGAGGTGGTGGTTCTGAAGAAGCACATCCTGGTGATGTCGTTCATTGGCAAGGACCATGTGCCGGCTCCCAAACTGAAAGAAGCCATGTTGGGCTCAGAGGACATGAACAGGGCCTACTACCAGGTGCTTCAT ATGATGCAGCAGTTGTATCAGGAGTGTAACCTCGTCCACGCCGACCTGAGCGAATACAACATGCTGTGGCATCAGGGGAAG GTTTGGCTGATTGATGTAAGTCAGTCCGTTGAGCCCAATCACCCTCACGGCCTTGAGTTCCTGTTCAGGGACTGCAGGAACGTGGCTACG TTCTTCCAGAAGGGCGGGGTGTCGGAAGCCATGAACGTGTACGAGCTCTTCAACGTTGTGTCTGGGCTGCAGCTCAGCGGTGACAGCGAGGCAGACTTCCTTGCCCAG ATTGAGGCACTGGAGAAGATGAATGAAGACCACGTGCAGAGAAGAGGCAAGAAAACCTACTCCTCTAGCACCAGCGACGGAGGGCCTCCCCTATTACACCACGAGGATGATTAA